A genome region from Gambusia affinis linkage group LG24, SWU_Gaff_1.0, whole genome shotgun sequence includes the following:
- the LOC122827377 gene encoding leucine-rich repeat-containing protein 3-like, with protein sequence MGVSQRRRRSIQHPSRSSYFFAGTLLLLSFVAAKGCPKICHCSDRSGMVVQCTSRNLENVPANLPRDTVVLLLSSNRIRHIPKEAFADLQRLRELDLSHNLLESMDGDSFLGVLDSLRTLDLSNNQLSGLPRGTFVKLHARIRLSNNPWHCECSLQEVLRELRLDPETVNDVSCHTSVQEEYVGQPVIQVLDSGINFCNFHHKTTDVAMFVAMFCWFFMVTAYIVYYIKHNQDDARRHMEYLKSLPSTSHISKDYDTASSVF encoded by the coding sequence ATGGGGGTTTCTCAAAGGCGCAGAAGATCCATACAACATCCTAGCCGAAGTTCTTATTTCTTTGCAGGAactttgctgctgctttcttttgttGCAGCGAAAGGTTGCCCGAAGATCTGCCACTGCTCAGACAGGAGCGGCATGGTGGTACAATGCACCTCGCGCAATCTGGAGAACGTTCCGGCCAACCTGCCGAGGGACACTGTTGTTCTCTTGCTGTCGTCAAACCGGATCAGGCACATCCCAAAGGAGGCCTTCGCAGACCTGCAGCGCCTCAGGGAGCTGGATTTATCGCATAATTTGCTCGAAAGCATGGACGGCGATTCCTTCCTGGGAGTTTTGGACAGCCTGCGGACCTTGGATCTTTCGAACAACCAGCTCAGCGGTCTCCCAAGGGGAACCTTTGTCAAGCTGCACGCCCGGATCCGCCTCTCCAACAACCCCTGGCACTGTGAGTGCTCCCTCCAGGAGGTTTTAAGGGAACTGAGGCTGGATCCGGAGACGGTCAACGACGTCAGCTGCCACACATCCGTGCAGGAGGAGTACGTGGGACAGCCGGTGATCCAGGTCTTGGACTCAGGCATCAACTTTTGCAATTTCCACCACAAAACAACGGATGTGGCCATGTTCGTAGCAATGTTCTGCTGGTTCTTCATGGTAACGGCTTACATTGTCTATTATATAAAACACAACCAGGACGATGCCAGGAGGCACATGGAGTACCTAAAGTCCTTGCCCAGTACGTCCCATATCAGCAAGGACTACGACACGGCCAGCAGTGTGTTTTAG